In one Shinella zoogloeoides genomic region, the following are encoded:
- a CDS encoding UDP-2,3-diacylglucosamine diphosphatase — MTVTPADPDVRYFRTLFISDVHLGSKAAKADFLIDFLRHHEAETIVLVGDIVDGWRLKRNWYWPQAFNDVTQKLLRKARKGTRIIYIPGNHDEFLRDFPGTHFGGVEVAERIIHEAADGKRYLVLHGDEFDVVVRHARVVAYLGDWAYDAAIAINVVFAAIRRKLGLPYWSFSAWAKQQVKSAVNFIGEFQRVVAEEARRNDADGVICGHIHHAVITEIDGIRYINSGDWVESCTAIAEHHDGEMELITWQKLASVPAEVLPVSRQMPAIETRAPAGAEAA; from the coding sequence ATGACCGTAACCCCCGCCGACCCCGATGTCCGTTACTTTCGCACGCTGTTCATCTCGGATGTGCATCTGGGATCGAAGGCGGCCAAGGCGGATTTCCTCATCGACTTCCTGCGGCATCATGAAGCCGAGACGATCGTGCTCGTCGGCGACATCGTCGACGGCTGGCGGCTCAAGCGCAACTGGTACTGGCCGCAGGCCTTCAACGACGTGACGCAGAAGCTCTTGCGCAAGGCGCGCAAGGGCACGCGCATCATCTACATTCCCGGCAACCACGACGAGTTCCTGCGCGATTTCCCCGGCACCCATTTCGGCGGCGTCGAGGTGGCCGAGCGCATCATCCACGAGGCGGCGGACGGCAAGCGCTATCTCGTGCTGCACGGCGACGAATTCGACGTCGTCGTGCGCCACGCCCGCGTCGTCGCCTATCTCGGCGACTGGGCCTATGACGCGGCCATCGCCATCAACGTGGTCTTCGCCGCCATCCGCCGCAAGCTCGGCCTGCCGTACTGGTCGTTCTCCGCCTGGGCCAAGCAGCAGGTGAAGTCGGCCGTCAACTTCATCGGCGAATTTCAGCGCGTGGTCGCCGAGGAGGCGCGGCGCAACGATGCCGACGGCGTCATCTGCGGCCATATCCACCACGCCGTCATCACCGAGATCGACGGGATTCGCTATATCAACAGCGGCGACTGGGTGGAAAGCTGCACGGCGATCGCCGAGCATCACGACGGCGAGATGGAGCTGATCACCTGGCAGAAGCTCGCCTCGGTCCCGGCGGAGGTCCTGCCCGTCTCGCGCCAGATGCCGGCCATCGAGACGAGGGCACCGGCCGGGGCGGAAGCCGCCTGA
- a CDS encoding NADP-dependent malic enzyme, giving the protein MSTGDKSRTQDGPASGDIDQQALFFHRHPRPGKLEINPTKPLGNQRDLALAYSPGVAAPCLAIRDDPATAADYTARANLVAVVSNGTAVLGLGNIGPLASKPVMEGKAVLFKKFAGIDVFDIEIDAPTVGQMVDVVSALEPTFGGINLEDIKAPECFEVERQLREKMDIPVFHDDQHGTAIIVAAAVLNGLELAGKALGEAKIVASGAGAAALACLNQLVSLGARVENIWVHDIEGLVYKGREALMDQWKAVYAQETDKRQLSETIDGADVFLGLSAAGVLKPELLARMAEKPLIMALANPTPEIMPEEARAARPDAMICTGRSDFPNQVNNVLCFPYIFRGALDCGARTINEEMKMAAVRAIASLAREEVSDVAARAYSGDTPSFGPNYLIPSPFDQRLILRIAPAVARAAAETGVASRPITDFDAYLDQLNRFVWRSGFIMKPIFAAAKKAERKRVIFAEGEDERVLRAAQVLLEEDIAKPILIGRPQIIEARLKRYGLRVRPDVDFEVVNPDDDPRYRDYVDDYFRIVGRKGVILEAARTIVRTNQTVIGALAVKRGEADALICGVEGRYSRHLRDVSQIIGKKPGVLDFSGLSLLISQRGATFLTDTYVTIDPTAEEVAEMTVMAAAEIRRFGITPRAALVSHSNFGSRDSDSSFKMRKAMEMVREMDPTLEADGEMHGDSAISEVLRQRVMPDSTLTGEANLLVFPNLDAANITLGVVKTMTDSLHVGPILLGAAMPAHILSPSATSRGVVNMAALAVVEASYPA; this is encoded by the coding sequence ATGAGCACGGGTGATAAATCGAGGACGCAGGACGGCCCCGCAAGCGGAGACATCGACCAGCAGGCCCTCTTCTTCCACCGCCACCCCCGCCCCGGCAAGCTCGAGATCAACCCCACCAAGCCGCTCGGCAACCAGCGCGACCTGGCGCTCGCCTATTCGCCCGGCGTCGCCGCCCCCTGTCTGGCCATCCGCGACGACCCGGCGACCGCCGCCGACTATACGGCGCGCGCCAACCTCGTCGCGGTCGTCTCCAACGGCACGGCCGTGCTCGGCCTCGGCAATATCGGGCCGCTCGCCTCCAAGCCCGTCATGGAAGGCAAGGCCGTCCTCTTCAAGAAATTCGCCGGCATTGACGTTTTCGACATCGAAATCGACGCCCCGACGGTCGGCCAGATGGTCGATGTCGTCTCCGCGCTGGAGCCGACCTTCGGCGGCATCAACCTGGAAGACATCAAGGCCCCCGAATGCTTCGAGGTGGAGCGCCAGCTGCGTGAGAAGATGGATATCCCCGTCTTCCACGACGACCAGCACGGCACGGCAATCATCGTCGCGGCTGCGGTGCTGAACGGGCTGGAGCTTGCCGGCAAGGCGCTGGGTGAGGCGAAGATCGTCGCCTCGGGCGCCGGCGCCGCCGCCCTCGCCTGCCTCAACCAGCTCGTCTCGCTCGGCGCCAGGGTCGAGAACATCTGGGTGCACGACATCGAAGGCCTCGTCTACAAGGGCCGCGAGGCGCTGATGGACCAGTGGAAGGCCGTCTACGCGCAGGAGACGGACAAGCGCCAGCTTTCCGAGACGATCGACGGCGCGGACGTCTTCCTCGGCCTTTCGGCCGCCGGCGTGCTGAAGCCGGAGCTTCTCGCCCGCATGGCGGAAAAGCCGCTGATCATGGCGCTCGCCAACCCGACGCCGGAAATCATGCCCGAGGAGGCGCGCGCCGCCCGCCCGGACGCGATGATCTGCACCGGCCGCTCGGATTTCCCCAACCAGGTCAACAACGTCCTCTGCTTCCCCTACATCTTCCGCGGCGCACTCGATTGCGGCGCGCGCACGATCAATGAGGAGATGAAGATGGCGGCGGTGCGCGCCATCGCTTCGCTCGCCCGCGAGGAGGTCTCGGACGTCGCGGCGCGCGCCTATTCCGGCGATACGCCGAGCTTCGGCCCGAACTACCTGATCCCCTCGCCCTTCGACCAGCGCCTCATCCTGCGCATCGCGCCGGCCGTGGCGCGCGCGGCGGCGGAAACCGGCGTCGCCTCGCGGCCGATCACCGATTTCGACGCCTATCTCGACCAGCTCAACCGCTTCGTCTGGCGCTCCGGTTTCATCATGAAGCCGATCTTCGCGGCCGCAAAGAAGGCGGAGAGGAAGCGCGTGATCTTCGCCGAGGGCGAGGACGAACGCGTGCTGCGCGCCGCCCAGGTGCTGCTGGAGGAGGACATCGCCAAGCCGATCCTTATCGGCCGCCCGCAGATCATCGAGGCGCGCCTCAAGCGCTACGGCCTGCGCGTGCGCCCGGATGTCGATTTCGAGGTTGTGAACCCCGACGACGATCCGCGCTACCGTGACTATGTCGACGACTATTTCCGCATCGTCGGCCGCAAGGGCGTGATCCTCGAAGCCGCGCGCACCATCGTTCGCACCAACCAGACGGTCATCGGCGCGCTTGCCGTCAAGCGCGGCGAGGCCGACGCGCTGATCTGCGGCGTGGAAGGCCGCTATTCCCGGCACCTGCGCGATGTCAGCCAGATCATCGGCAAGAAGCCCGGTGTGCTGGACTTCTCGGGCCTCAGCCTGCTGATCTCGCAGCGCGGCGCGACCTTCCTCACCGACACCTACGTCACCATCGACCCGACGGCCGAGGAAGTGGCGGAGATGACCGTGATGGCGGCGGCGGAAATCCGCCGCTTCGGCATCACCCCGCGCGCCGCCCTCGTCTCCCATTCGAATTTCGGCTCGCGCGATTCGGACAGCAGCTTCAAGATGCGCAAGGCGATGGAGATGGTGCGCGAAATGGACCCGACCCTGGAGGCGGACGGCGAGATGCACGGCGATTCGGCGATTTCGGAGGTCCTGCGCCAGCGCGTCATGCCCGATTCGACCCTGACAGGCGAAGCCAACCTGCTGGTCTTCCCGAACCTCGATGCCGCCAACATCACGCTCGGCGTGGTCAAGACGATGACGGACAGCCTGCATGTCGGCCCGATCCTGCTCGGCGCCGCCATGCCCGCCCACATCCTGTCGCCCTCGGCCACCTCGCGCGGCGTGGTCAACATGGCCGCGCTCGCCGTCGTGGAAGCCTCCTACCCGGCCTGA
- a CDS encoding winged helix-turn-helix transcriptional regulator, whose protein sequence is MKDLVSRCPIEEAMQVIGGRWPTLLIYYLKDGTKRFSDLRRDNPTVSHRILALELRKLERAGIVQRTVFEGYPLRVEYDLTPAGLSVVPLIDALGDWWEAQDAARAVPQTKTAAEGQPSRKAGLPVQAG, encoded by the coding sequence ATGAAGGATCTCGTTTCCCGCTGCCCGATCGAAGAGGCGATGCAGGTGATCGGCGGCCGCTGGCCGACACTGCTGATCTACTATCTGAAGGACGGCACGAAGCGGTTCAGCGATCTGCGGCGAGACAACCCGACGGTCTCGCATCGCATTCTGGCCCTGGAGCTGCGCAAGCTGGAAAGGGCCGGCATCGTCCAGCGCACCGTCTTCGAGGGGTATCCGCTGCGGGTGGAATACGACCTTACGCCCGCCGGCCTGTCGGTCGTTCCGCTGATCGACGCGCTCGGCGACTGGTGGGAGGCGCAGGATGCGGCGCGAGCCGTGCCGCAAACGAAAACGGCCGCCGAAGGGCAGCCGTCTCGTAAAGCAGGATTGCCCGTTCAGGCCGGGTAG
- a CDS encoding glutathione S-transferase family protein: MEPILIYGFPAGSSMGLVAALEWLGKPYRLCRVDMLGEMREPAYARLNARHETPALVTDDGRIITETMAIGHWFAARDTERRISFDPTSPGADRMVQLMAYLNTGFTGAFSPLWSALEMETPNPVLQDNLRRWGREAVIERHDKLEAMLGETPYLAGDRPTLADGVLIGVARWLDYHEVAPADRWPRIEAIRRRLEADPAVRFATALESGETPGGSGAFKGHVPLAEVIERFGRA, translated from the coding sequence TTGGAACCGATCCTCATCTACGGCTTCCCGGCCGGAAGCTCCATGGGCCTCGTCGCCGCGCTGGAGTGGCTGGGCAAGCCCTATCGCCTCTGCCGCGTCGACATGCTGGGCGAAATGCGCGAACCCGCCTATGCCCGCCTCAACGCCCGGCACGAGACGCCAGCGCTCGTCACCGACGACGGCCGGATCATCACCGAAACCATGGCAATCGGCCACTGGTTCGCCGCCCGCGATACCGAACGGCGCATCAGCTTCGATCCCACCTCACCCGGGGCCGATCGCATGGTCCAGCTCATGGCCTATCTCAACACCGGCTTCACCGGCGCCTTCAGCCCGCTCTGGTCGGCGCTCGAAATGGAGACGCCGAATCCGGTGCTGCAGGACAACCTGCGGCGCTGGGGCCGCGAGGCCGTCATCGAGCGGCATGACAAGCTGGAGGCGATGCTCGGCGAGACGCCCTATCTCGCCGGCGACCGCCCGACGCTGGCGGACGGCGTCCTCATCGGCGTCGCCCGCTGGCTTGACTACCATGAGGTCGCGCCGGCGGATCGCTGGCCGCGCATAGAGGCGATCCGCCGCCGGCTCGAAGCCGACCCCGCCGTGCGCTTCGCCACGGCGTTGGAAAGCGGAGAGACGCCGGGGGGTTCCGGCGCCTTCAAGGGCCATGTGCCGCTTGCCGAGGTCATCGAGCGCTTCGGCAGGGCATGA
- a CDS encoding ABC-F family ATP-binding cassette domain-containing protein produces MPHSITFSKITWSTPDGHTLLSNLDLSFGSERAGLVGRNGVGKTTLLRLVTGDLTPQAGTVTVDGTLGFLRQSVQVGPEETVASLFGIVEALALLGRAARGEADADDLADADWTLEARLAAALARVGLEAEPDTPLSALSGGQRTRAALAALIFREPDFLLLDEPTNNLDRDGRRAVIDMLAGWRAGAVVVSHDRELLETMDAIVELTTLGATRYGGNWSAYRARKALELSAAHRDLADAEKHAAEVARTMQTIAERKARKDSAGRRKKARGDLPRIMLGAMKERSELTGGANARLAESRQAQAAEAMTAARERIEILQPLTVTVPPTHLPASRMVLRMEGVTAGYLPGNPVIRDLSFAMTGPERVAVTGSNGSGKTTLLALATGQLQPWQGSVRLFTDVAMLDQRVSLLDPALSIRDNFRRINPGADENACRAALARFMFRADAALQTVGSLSGGQLLRAGLAAVLGAATPPPLLILDEPTNHLDIDSIEAVEAGLRAYDGALLVVSHDEPFLEAIGITRRLVLGAG; encoded by the coding sequence ATGCCGCATTCCATCACCTTTTCCAAAATCACCTGGTCCACGCCTGACGGGCACACGCTCCTTTCCAATCTCGACCTGAGCTTCGGCTCCGAGCGCGCCGGGCTTGTCGGACGCAACGGCGTCGGCAAGACGACGCTGCTCAGGCTCGTCACCGGCGATCTGACGCCGCAGGCGGGCACCGTAACCGTCGACGGGACGCTCGGCTTCCTGCGCCAGAGCGTGCAAGTCGGACCAGAGGAGACCGTCGCCAGCCTGTTCGGCATCGTCGAGGCGCTTGCGCTTCTCGGCCGTGCCGCGCGCGGCGAGGCGGACGCCGACGATCTTGCCGATGCCGACTGGACGCTGGAGGCGCGGCTTGCCGCCGCGCTCGCCCGCGTCGGGCTTGAGGCGGAGCCGGACACGCCGCTTTCGGCGCTCTCCGGCGGCCAGCGCACGCGGGCCGCGCTCGCGGCGCTGATCTTCCGCGAGCCGGATTTTCTGCTGCTGGACGAGCCGACGAACAATCTCGACCGGGACGGACGGCGGGCGGTCATCGACATGCTCGCCGGCTGGCGGGCCGGCGCGGTCGTCGTCAGCCACGACCGCGAGCTGCTCGAAACCATGGACGCCATCGTCGAGTTGACGACGCTTGGCGCGACGCGCTACGGCGGGAACTGGAGCGCCTATCGCGCCCGCAAGGCGCTGGAGCTTTCCGCCGCGCACCGTGACCTCGCCGATGCCGAAAAGCATGCCGCAGAGGTGGCGCGCACCATGCAGACGATCGCCGAGCGCAAGGCGCGCAAGGACAGCGCCGGGCGGCGCAAGAAGGCGCGGGGCGACCTGCCACGCATCATGCTCGGCGCGATGAAGGAGCGCAGCGAGCTGACGGGCGGCGCCAATGCCCGGCTCGCCGAAAGCCGCCAGGCCCAGGCGGCCGAGGCGATGACGGCGGCGCGCGAGCGCATCGAAATCCTCCAGCCGCTCACCGTCACGGTGCCGCCGACGCATCTTCCCGCTTCGAGGATGGTGCTTCGCATGGAGGGCGTGACGGCGGGGTATCTGCCCGGAAACCCCGTCATCCGCGACCTTTCCTTCGCGATGACGGGACCGGAACGGGTGGCGGTGACGGGGTCGAACGGCTCCGGCAAGACGACGCTGCTGGCGCTCGCCACCGGCCAATTGCAGCCCTGGCAGGGAAGCGTGCGGCTCTTTACCGACGTCGCCATGCTCGACCAGCGGGTGAGCCTGCTCGATCCCGCCCTGTCGATCCGCGACAATTTCCGGCGGATCAATCCGGGCGCGGACGAGAATGCCTGCCGCGCGGCGCTGGCGCGTTTCATGTTCCGAGCGGACGCCGCGCTGCAGACCGTCGGCAGCCTCAGCGGCGGGCAGTTGCTGCGCGCCGGCCTTGCGGCAGTGCTGGGAGCTGCCACGCCGCCGCCGCTTCTCATCCTCGACGAGCCGACGAACCACCTTGACATCGATTCCATCGAGGCGGTGGAGGCGGGCTTGCGCGCCTATGACGGCGCGCTGCTCGTCGTCAGCCATGACGAGCCGTTCCTGGAGGCGATCGGCATCACCCGGCGGCTGGTGCTTGGGGCGGGGTAG